cttatttattttgtagacCGAGTTTCTCAACGCTGGAGATTGGAGAAAAAGTTATATAACTCTTTCCTTGGAGACTGCTGAATGATTCCAGGGTTATTGTATGGATGTTCGTTTGGCGAGTATGTAATCGGACTTACGTATGAATGTAGGTCGGGAGAATGGCAGGTCAGTTTGCAAAGCCAAGATCGGACCCTTACGAGGAGAAGGATGGAGTGAAACTCCCAAGCTATAGAGGAGACAATATAAATGGAGATTCATTTGATGAGAAATCTAGAGTTCCCGACCCCGATCGAATGAATAGAGCCTACTGCCAGTCGGTCGCAACATTGAACCTCCTGAGGGCATTTGCCACAGGAGGTTATGCTGCAATGCAGAGAGTTACACAGTGGAATCTTGATTTCACCGAGCATAGCGAGCAGGGCGACAGGTTTGACTCTCGAGGACTTTGTTCTTTCATTTGCCTTTTGCATTGATATTAACTTTTCATTGTAGTTGCATAGTCtggttatatatttttccacCACGTGCCAACAGATACCGAGAACTAGCTCATCGAGTTGACGAGGCCCTTGGATTCATGTCTGCTGCTGGACTCACTGTCGATCACCCTATCATGACCTCAACCGAGTTTTGGACGTCTCATGAGTGTTTGCTCCTCCCTTATGAGCAAGCACTTACTAGGGAGGATTCCACTTCTGGGATATACTACGACTGCTCGGCTCACATGCTTTGGGTCGGAGAACGAACTCGCCAACTCGATGGTGCACACGTTGAGTTTTTGAGAGGTGTTGCTAATCCTCTTGGCATTAAGGTACTTCCATCTTTCCTCTTTTCCCATTTTGTCTTGAAACTACACTTTGGTTTTATCTTTGTTGACACTTTGGTAATACAATCTCACTTGGAGACAGGATCTTTCATATAGGTTATACGACTTCGAGTTTGAACTTTTTATGGATGTTcttataactttttatttatcaagTTTGAACTCGATATTCTTTTGCTacttgtgagatctcacatcggttggagaggggaacgaagtattccttataagggtgtggaaacctctccctagcagacgcgttttaaaaccgtgagactgatggcgatatgtaacgggctaaggtggacaatatttgctagcggtggtcttgggctgttacaatggtatcaaagctagacactgggcggtgtgccagcgaggacgctgggcacccaaggagggtggattgtgagatcccacatcggttgaagagggaacgaagcattccttataagggtgtggaaacctctccctagcagatgcgttttaaaaccgtgagactgatggcgatatgtaacgggctaaggtggacaatatttgctagcggtggtcttgggctgttacaatagtatcaaagctagacactgggcggtgtgccagcgaggacgctgggcctccaaggagggtggtttgtgagatcctacgttggttgaagagggaaacgaagcattccttataagggtatggaaacctctccctagtagacgcgttttaaaaccatgaggctgacggcgatatgtaacgagttaaggtggataatatctgctagcagtggtcttgggctgttacaaatggtatcagagccagacactgggcagtgtgccagcgaggacgcttgGCCCCTAAGGAAGgtggtttgtgagatcccacatcggttggagaggggaacgaaacattccttataagggtgtggaaacctctccctagtagacgcgttttaaaaccgtgaggttgacggtgatacgcAACGGGCTacagcggacaatatctgcggGCGGTTACCTGCTAAAGATTTATGGTTCTTGAATTATTCCTCTGgtggatgaagaaatttgatGACTGATAAATTATAGCATTTTGATTACAGGCAAGTGATAAGATGGATCCCAAAGAATTGGTGAAGCTTATTGACATCCTAAATCCCACGAACAAGCCTGGAAGAATTACAGTGATAGTAAGAATGGGAGCTGAGAACATGAGAGTGAAACTTCCACATCTAATCAGGGAAGTTCGCCAAGCTGGTCAAATCGTCACTTGGGTTAGCGATCCGATGCACGGGAATACAATCAAAGCTCCCTGTGGACTAAAAACGCGTTCGTTCGATGCAATAAGGGTATGATCATTCTTTctgatttatatatattcgaTTTGGTTATTAGAATAGCTTGCTTATTACATTCATTTTCGGTTTAACTAGTAGTTTTCCACCCTAAGTGCTTGGgatggagagggaaatgggtgtagaaacctctccctagcagacgtgttttaaaaccttgagaggaagcccaaaatggacaatatctgctagcggtgggtttgggatgttataaatggtatcaaagccagacactggacggtgtttcagtgaggacgctcacccccaagggggtggattatgagatcccacatcgtttggagaggggaacgggTGTGGacacctctccctagtagacgtcttttaaaaccttgagggaaagcccaaataggacaatatctgctagcggtgggtttgggatgttacaaagggtattagagccaaacactgagcagtgtgccaatgaggacgctcGCCCCccaaggaaggtggattgtgagatccaagaTCGGTTGGATAGGgaatgggtgtggaaacctctccctagtagacgcgttttaaaaccatgaggggaagcttaaagagaacaatatctgctagcggtgggtttgggatgttacaattagagccaaacaccgaacagtgtgccagtgaggacgctcgccctcaaggggggtgaattgtgagatcccccacgtcggttggagaggggaacgggtgtggaaacctccacgttttaaaaccttgaggggaagcctaaagaggacaatatctgctagtggtgggtttaggATGTTAGAAAttgtatcaaagccaaacaccgagcggtgtgccagtgagggtGCTTGCCCCCataggggtggattgtgagatcccacatcggttggagaggggaacgggtgtagaaacctctacctagcatacgcgttttaaaactttgaggagaaacctagaaggaaaagctcaaagagaacaatatcggctagcagtgggtttgagaTGTTACATTTTGACCTTCTTGGAGTGCGTAAACCTAAATATTATTACTTCCTTGCTAgatcttcatttcatttagAACAATATTTGTCTGCATTTAGTTAAGTTTACTAACAAAATTAGTCAGATACCTTTAGTAGTTTACTTCCGCATCATTTAGAGACCTAAATATCAAAACGTGACGATTTCAGGCCGAGTTGAGAGCATTTTTCGACATACACGATCAAGAGGGAAGCTACCCAGGAGGAGTTCATTTGGAGATGACAGGACAGAACGT
This sequence is a window from Cucurbita pepo subsp. pepo cultivar mu-cu-16 chromosome LG04, ASM280686v2, whole genome shotgun sequence. Protein-coding genes within it:
- the LOC111793076 gene encoding phospho-2-dehydro-3-deoxyheptonate aldolase 2, chloroplastic-like isoform X1 codes for the protein MALPATSPLSKSLPKSHFPITRPPPFTTATATARSLKPISAIHAADPSKSSKPSILVPTKWTLDSWKSKKALQLPEYPDQAVLESVLKTLESFPPIVFAGEARSLEERLAQAAVGKAFLLQGGDCAESFKEFNANNIRDTFRVLLQMSVVLMFGGQMPVIKVGRMAGQFAKPRSDPYEEKDGVKLPSYRGDNINGDSFDEKSRVPDPDRMNRAYCQSVATLNLLRAFATGGYAAMQRVTQWNLDFTEHSEQGDRYRELAHRVDEALGFMSAAGLTVDHPIMTSTEFWTSHECLLLPYEQALTREDSTSGIYYDCSAHMLWVGERTRQLDGAHVEFLRGVANPLGIKASDKMDPKELVKLIDILNPTNKPGRITVIVRMGAENMRVKLPHLIREVRQAGQIVTWVSDPMHGNTIKAPCGLKTRSFDAIRAELRAFFDIHDQEGSYPGGVHLEMTGQNVTECVGGSRTITYNDLSSRYHTHCDPRLNASQSLELAFIIAERLRRRRLRAGQAPGGF